cattctttgagtaaataagtatgtcatcaatgaaaacaatgacaaacttgccaaggtatggtccacacactcggttcataaggtccatgaacacagctggtgcattagttaaaccaaatggcatgaccataaactcgtaatgaccgtaacgtgttctgaaagcagtctttggaatatcatcttctttcacccgtatttgatgatacccggaacgtaagtcaatctttgaataaacagacgagccttgtagttgatcaaataagtcgtcgattctctgtagtgggtagcggttcttgatggtaagtttgttcacctctcggtagtcgatacacaacctgaatgtaccatctttcttcttgacaaacaaaacaggagctccccacggtgatgtgcttggtcgaatgaaaccacgctctaaaagttcttgtaattggctttgcagttctttcatctcgctgggtgcgagtctgtaaggagcacgagctattggtgcagctcctggtacaagatctatttgaaattcaacggatcgctgtgggggtaatccctgtaattctttcggaaatacatcgggaaattcttttgcaatgggaacatcattgatgctcttttcttcagtttgtactttctcgatgtgtgctagaacagtatagcaaccttttcttattagtttttatgccttcaaattactaataatatgtagcttcgtgttgcccttttctccgtacaccattaagggttttcctttttctcgtataatgcgaattgcatttttgtaacaaacgatctctgctttcacttctttcaaccagtccataccgattatcacatcaaaactccctaactctactggtatcaaatcaatcttaaatgtttcgctaaccagtttaatttctcgattccgacatatattatctgctgaaattaatttaccatttgctaattcgagtaaaaatttactatccaaaggcgtcaatggacaacttaatttagcacaaaaatctctactcatatagcttctatccgcacccgaatcaaataaaatgtaagcagatttattgtcaataagaaacgtacccgtaacaagctctgggtcttcctgtgcctctgccgcattaatattgaaaactcttccgcggccttgtccattcgtgttctcctggttcgggaaatttctaataatgtggcccggttttccacatttataacaaactacattggcataatttgctccgacgctacttgctccgccattactcgttccgacaccatttgttcctttcgttctattaacccctggtccgtagacctcacacttcgccgcgctatgaccatttcttttacacttgttgcaaaatttggtgcagaaccccgagtgatacttttcacacctttggcatagctgcttctgattattgttgttgttgcggttattattgttgttgggatgattgttgtagttgctgttgttgttgttgttgttgttgttgttgggccgtttgttgtagttgcgattgatgttgcgattgttgggataattgttgcgattattgttgtaattgctgttgttgttgtattggtgattcttatcaccgttttcctcccactttcttttgacttgcttcacattggcctcttcagtacagttacttatggcaaacaccaattcgaccttctcggtccaccgtttcaatccgatcggtccttcggttccatcaaattccaaaggtttgcaggcagtgaattctttgtaggtgcatcctacacgatttcctgtactgccagatccaaggttattgttggtatgtagcgcagcctgtactgcggctatgtttgaagctagaaaagtacggaattcctcttcattcatattcacggtgtgtcgagtagtcggtgccatttccttcaaaatagtcaaatggaacaagttagtcatacagaatattaagagtagttaatagtatttcgtagcataatatgaactcatttataaaagctttttcttcatattagcgttttataagtttaaattcgggtagtacctacccgttaagttcatacttagtagctaatatacaattcaactactacaattctatatgaaaaactgattgtaataatatttcgcgttcaaacttttatacaatattttacaaacttacaataccgcttattttacataaagcatgaaatatggcacacaataactttgatacaagatagttgtgaagataatcctagctagtacacaagtcgttcagcaaaggcaataaagacacgtaattcatacgtccagaaacaagtcatgcattctggttttactaggactacttcccatccttggtcttgtggaacataaccgttatggcctttgataagacagcgtgttgtaacgtcgtcaaagggacgagggttacgtaatgaccaacagtctcgtaataacctaaaaacctcatttcttaccccaattaccgactccgtcacttgtgggaacgttttgtttaatagttgtagcccgatgttcttgttctcactttggtgagaagcgaacattactaacccgtaagcataacatgcttctttatgttgcatgttagccgctttttctaaatcacgaagtcctatattcggatatactgaatcaaaataatttcttaacccgttgcgtaaaatagcatttgggttccctgcaatatatgcgtcaaagtaaacacatcgtaacttatggatttcccaatgtgatatcccccatctttcaaacgaaagccttttataaaccaaggcattcttggaacgttcttcgaatgtcttacaaactgatctcgccttaaatagttatgccgaggaattctgaccgactctagacaagatttcatcaatcatgtctccgggtaggtctcttaaaatattgggttgtctatccattttgtgtttttatactgtaaaatagacaagagttagattcataaaaaaaaatacttattaatacaagcaatttttacatatatcataaagcataagcacactatattacatatattacaccacacgaatacaactatcttattccgactcgctcgtttcttcttattcggttttggttcgttttgccaagtttctagggatatatgatgttcccctaatacgagccatcattgtccacattggtttagaaaaacctggtggtttagaggttcccgggtcattgttacaacttaaggacttcgggggttgacgatacatataaagttcatcggggttggaattagatttctctatttttatgccctttcccttattattttcttttgcctttttaaattcagttggggtaatttctataacatcatcggaattctcgtcggaatccgattcatcggagaattggtaatcctcccaatattttgcttccttggcggaaacaccattgaccataattaaccttggtcggttggttgaggattttcttttacttaaccgttttattattttccccaccggttctatttcttcatccggttccgattcttcttccggttccgattcttcttccggtttcgactcttcttccggttcctcttcgggaacttgtgaatcagtccacgaatcatttcaatttacatttgacccttcattattattaggtgagtcaatgggacttgttctagaggtagacatctatcacataatatcaaacacgttaagagattaatatatcacataatattcatatgttaaaaatatatagtttccaacaaaaatgttaagcaatcatttttaaagaaaacacggtcgaagtccagactcactaatgcatcctaacaaactcgataagacacactaatgcaaattttctggttctctaagaccaacgatcggataccaactgaaatgttccgttcttattgattaaaaacgttccatattaattgatttcgttgcgaggttttgacctctatatgagacgtttttcaaagactgcattcatttttaaaacaaaccataacctttatttcataaataaaggtttaaaagctttacgtagattatcaaataatgataatctaaaatatcctgtttacacacgaccattacataatggtttacaatacaaatatgttacatcgaaatcaatttcttgaatgcagtttttacacaatatcatacaaacatggactccaaatcttgtccttattttagtatgcaacagcggaagctcttagtattcacctgggaataaacatgctttaaacgtcaacaaaaatgttggtgagttataggtttaacctatatgtatcaaatcgtaacaatagaccacaagatttcatatttcaatacacatcccatacatagagataaaaatcattcatatggtgaacacctggtaaccgacattaataagatgcatatatataagaatatccccatcattccgggacacccttcagatatgatataaatttcgaagtactaaagcatccggtactttggatggggtttgttaggcccaatagatctatctttaggattcgcgtcaattagggtgtctgttccctaattcttagattaccagacttaataaaaaggggcatattcgatttcgataatccaaccatagaatgtagtttcacgtacttgtgtctattttgtaaatcatttataaaacctgcatgtattctcatcccaaaaatattagattttaaaagtgggactataactcactttcacagatatttacttcgtcgggaagtaagacttggccactagttgattcatgaacctataacaatatatacatatatatcaaagtatgtttaaaatatatttacaacacttttaatatattttgatgttttaagtttattaagtcagctgtcctcgttagtaacctacaactagttgtccacagttagatgtacaaaaataaatcgataaatattatcttgaatcaatccacgacccagtgtatacgtatctcagtattgatcacaactcaaactatatatattttggaatcaacctcaaccctgtatagctaactccaacattcacatatagagtgtctatggttgttccgaaatatatatagatgtgtcgacatgataggtcgaaacattgtatacgtgtctatggtatctcaagattacataatatacaatacaagttgattaagttatggttggaatagatttgttaccaattttcacgtagctaaaatgagaaaaattatccaaccttgttttacccataacttctttattttaaatccgttttgagtgaatcaaattgctatggtttcatattgaactatattttatgaatctaaatagaaaagtataggtttatagtcggaaaaataagttacaagtcgtttttgtaaaggtagtcatttcagtcgaaagaacgacgtctagatgaccattttagaaaacatacttccactttgagtttaaccataatttttggatatagtttcatgttcataataaaaatcattttctcagaataacaacttttaaatcaaagtttatcatagtttttaattaactaacccaaaacagcccgcggtgttactacgacggcgtaaatccggttttacggtgtttttcgtgtttccaggttttaaatcattaagttagcatataatatagatatagaacatgtgtgtagttaattttaaaagtcaagttagaaggattaacttttgtttgcgaacaagtttaaaattaactaaactatgttctagtgattacgagtttaaaccttcgaataagatagttttatatatatgaattgaatgatgttatgaacatcattactacctcaagtttagtaggtaaacctactggaagtgacaagaaatgatctagcttcaaaggatcttggatggcttgaaagttcttgaagtaggatcatgacacaaaaacaagttcaagtaagatttttactcgaattaagatagtttatagttatagaaattgaatcaaagtttgaatatgaatattaccttgaataagaaagataacctactgtatataacaaaggtttcttgatcttagatgattacttggaatggattagaaagcttggaagtaagttagtaaacttgaagggatttttgaagtgttcttgaagtgttcttcctatgatgattatatcttgattcttgaagtgatttttgatgaagatgatgattaactactggaaaaatacgttcataatagtgtatgtgtgtgttgagagagaattagaaagagaattggaagtgaaatggagtgaatgatgagtggtaattggtgagtggtgagtggggttaaaaggagttctagttagttgactagctcatggtagaagttaaaattgattagtaatacatgacacaatcaagagtggaatcccatgctagttcctattggtatatactcatagtaagtacgttttgaagctgtgtataatacgggtaagaatacgactagaattcttgatgaaagaaaagaatggaaaagtaactgtaaccattttcgttaagtatgagtgttttgatatatgtcttgaagtcttccaaaagtattttaatacatataaatacactacatgtatatacattttaactgagtcgttaagtcatcgttagtcattacatgtaagtgttgttttgaaacctttaagttaacgatctcaattaatgttgttaacccattgtttattatatctaatgagatgttaaattattatattatcatgatattatgatatattaatatatcttaatatgatatatatacatttaaatgtcgttacaacgataatcgttacatatatgtctcgtttcgaaatccttaagttagtagtcttgtttatatgtatataactcattgttaatatacttatggagatacttacttatcataatctcatgttaaccatatgtatatccatatatataccgtcatgtcgtttttacaagttttaacgttcgtgaatcgccggtcaacttgggtggtcaattgtctatatgaaacatatttcaattaatcaagtcttaacaagtttgattgcttaacatgttggaaacatttaatcatgtaaatataaatctcaattaatatatatataaacatggaaaagttcgggtcactacacccctaGCCCGTGGAAAAGCTAAAGTTAAGTGGTCTGAAGTCTGTCTTCCCAAATCGGAAGGTGGCCTTGGGATTAGGAGCTTGAAGTATTGGAATATGGCTCTAATGTCAACTCATGTTTGGAATCTGATCACTCATAAAAAGTTGCTTTGGGTTAGATGGATTCATTCTTATCGTTTGCGTTTGATGAATTTTTGGGAGGTTGATGTAACTTCGAATTCCAGTTGGGGTTGGAGGAAGATTTTAGATATAAGATATACCATTCgtcaatttattatttatatggtTGGAGATGGTAATGATACTTCGGCTTGGCATGATTCCTGGAATGATTATGGTCCTTTGGCGAGCGTTATTGATTCCCGAGATATCAGAAGAGCTGGTTATAATGGTAATGCTACTGTTTCTTCTTTACTTTCCAATAATTCATGGTCATGGCCTCAATCTTGGTATTCGAAATACCCTATGCTCGCTAATATTGCTGTTCTAGATAAATCTAAGCATGATAGTGTTCGATGGAGAGATACTGAAGGCGATCTCATTAATTTTCGGTTAGTGCTGCTTGGAATTCGTTGAGGCCTCATGCTCCTGTTGTTAGCTGGTACAACTCAGTTTGGTTCCCTCAATGTATTCCACGTCATGCGTTTGTTATTTGGCTTCTTGTTAAGGAGAAACTAAAAACGCACGATCATCTTAAACCTTGGGATAAACGACCGCAAGAAGCAGATTCAGGTTTGGTGTGCTTGCTGTATAAGAGACAGCCGGACTCGCAGACTCATCTTTTCTTTGAATGTCCTTTTGCATCGCAGATTTGGGGTCGCATCAAAGGTTTGTGTCTAGTTCATATTCCAACGCATAATTGGAGCAGCTTTCTTTCATTTATTGAGCCTGTTGCTCATCGTCGCGTGGCGAGAGTTATTGTGGCAAAGTTGGTTTTTGCTGCCTCGGTTTATTTCATATGGCAGGAAAGGAATAACATATACTTTCAAGGTAAAGTGCGTTCGGAAGATCAAGTGTTCAAAACTATTTTTTCTACGGTTCGCATGAAGTTAATGTCTTTGAATTTCAAGGACTCGGAGATGGTGCGGAAGCTAAGGTCTAAATGGCAGATTGTATGATCATCTTGTTCATGTTAGGTTTGGCTTGTTGTTTTTTGGGTTGCAGCCCATGTTGGTTGTCTCTAGCTTTTGCTAGTTTTGGTTGTTTTGGCTTGTTTTTAGACTACATAGCTTACTCGTGTAGTGTTGAACTCCTTATGTAATTGTTTGGCATATTTATAATATTCACCGGGTGATCCTCCTTAcccaaaaaaatatacttattatttaCCAATATTTGAATTTACCTCTAACTTTTACCTATAATTTTACTGCATTATTTGGAATGcggactattaatattaatataacatatacatCACTATTAAAAGAAAACAAACTTTTATAAAATGGTAAAGAAAATGTCTTCCAAACACCCGTGTTAAAATAATCGCTTTGTGGGATAGAAATATCAACGTTAACTTTATAATCACATAAGTACGAGATTATTAGCTCACTACACCTAATTACTTTTATACTCCGTAATTGTGTTCATGTTAAAAGTGTGTGGTCCAAGTTCATGCAATGGTGGGGGTTCAATTCTTGTTAGGAAATCTAGGTGAGCCATAACAAGAACTTGATAACCCTAGTTATCAAACCCATCGTGCAACAAACAAATAATTCAACACAAATAAAGATAAGAACGAGAAACGTAAAAAACAAGgaattaacgtggttatatccaatCGTTTAATTTAAACGAATTGGTTTAATCCACGGCCAAACAAAGAGGATTTTATTATATTTTTCGTAGGTGTACAATGCAGGTTACATATGAGAGTTTATATAGGGCAAAAAACGAAATAGGAACAATCTAGATAACTTGCTGAATACGAacattgtcgcgtttcgcgacaacttGTCGCGTATCGCGAAAAACCATACTCAAACGCGACAAACTTGCTCCAAACGCGACAAGTTCAGATCCCATGTTCTGCCACGTCTGTCTCATTTCGATACACTTTATCACTTTCCAGTCTTGTCGCGTTTTGCGACAAACATCACTGGAACACAATAAACATCACTGGAACACGATAAACATCACCCGAACACGATAACTGCAGCTCAttcgttttgatcttctttgcacccAACAATTCTCCCACTCAAAGGAGAACAAAACCCAACCTTAACCTGTACTTGATCAACACTTCGACTCTTGAACGTACCCGTCTATACCGCCAAGAAAACttcttgggacacgcacactctaaCCATCAAGCTAGCAGCTTTCGATAAAGAGCACCTCAACTTGTCAAGAAAATGTAATCTACAAACATCATCTCACAGCAACAATTTGATTTCCTGACGGTAACCCCTTTTAAACAATACCGCCGGATAAACAAACCCGGGACACGCCGCATTTCCACGCCATGGGAAGGAAGACTTTGGATACCTTTAAACTGAGCTACAATCAAATCACCGTTACTCGCTTGGGACCAATATAAACCAAACCCTATCTGTTTCTCGCAATCATCTCATTAGACTGTGCGATACCGGGTCGGAGTCCGACCCGACTCTATCAACCCCATCACCCAAGATATCCATCCGTACACAAAACCATCTACTTGATCTATCTTTCCAACAAAGAATAGACTAACTGGTAGAACAAACACGTGGACACAACCATCAAGATACTCATGAGAGAACACTATCACATCCTTGATCCACCACTTTACCGCTTTCCCTTTCTCCATTGGAACACTGACCACATACGCGCGCGCAAATTCAGACGAACCTAATTCTTTAACCAGAGTCAACTCCCACTGTACGAATGTTGTAATACCAATGACTCCCACAAGAATATCTCGTTCATCTTCTCCGGTCAATTGCAACATAGTTGCCATTGGAGGTGATCTAACCGAAGTCTCGAAATCTCTAGTGCTTCTTAATCGACCAAACTGTTTAGTGGCTTCAACACTATCACTCAAACCCGATTCCCCACTAATTCCAAGTCTTCTTGAGCTCTCACTCAAACTAGATCCCTCAAGAAAATCAGAAAGTTCAAGCATGCTAGGATTTTTAGCACCTACTCGCTCACCTAGCCATTCCTCAATAAGAATCTCAACTATATACATGGTTCCCCTTTTCACCCCACAAGCAATGGTCCGACCACCTTTATACACTCTCTACCTTTGATCTCCAAAAGAAAATGACAATTTTCATCATCCAACTGCCCAACTGAAATTAACCTTTTCGCGAGCTTGGGAATTGAACGAACCTCACGTTTCTCaagatctaaatataatccaagtgTTTTATAGCAAGATCACCAATACCTGCAATCTCAAGTAGATTCCCGTCCGCAACTCGAACTCTACCTGAATACCGCCTGAAATTAAACATCTCGTTCGTGTAGGGGGACgcatgatacgaggcacccgaatctaaaatcCAAGATTCGTCAAGAAATTCCTCATGGCAAATCAAAGCATCTTCAATCACCGCCGCTGTGTTCTCACCCGCCTTCACACTCGAGCACTGCGATCTAAAGTGACCGACTTGCTGACAATTCCAACAAACAACGTTTCTTCCCTGAGATGGATCTCTCTTAGATCTTATCCCGCTTCTACTTCTACCCCTAGATCTACCAGATGCATTAAAAAGAGAACCCGAATTTTCACAATCTTTTCTTCTAATTCCCTCACTGAGAATTAAATCACGGATCCCTTCAAACATCAACTTAGTAGTTCTAGATGAACCACTAACTGCTTAACCGTGCCAGGCCAACTCTCGGGTAACGAAGACAAAAGAAACAGGGCTTCCAGCTCATCTTCAAATTTAAACATCAACTGATTTAAGACGAGTCAAAATCAGATTGAATTCATTAACATGATCTGCAGCAGAAGATCCTTCTTTCATCTTTGTATTAACAAGCTGCCTGATCAAGAAGACTTTATTTAAAGCCGAGGGTTTCTCGTACATATTTGACAAAGAAGTAAACACTCCTTTAGTCGTGGTTTCAGCCACGATGTTGTACGCGACATTCTTGGTCAGAGAAAGCCGAACTACTCCGAGTGCTTTTCTATCCAGGAGATCCCACTCCTCTTGCTTCATCTCTTCAGGTTTATCACTAGTGATCGGCTGATATAAACCCTTATGATATAACACGTGTTCGATCTGCATCTTCCAGAAGCTAAAATCTGACCCATCAAACTTATCTATCTTTATTGTGTCTTTATCTGCCATTGCTCCAGGTAACACGtaaaccttgtgctctagatacaaCTTGTTAGGAAATCTAGGTGAGCCCTAACAAGAACTTGATAACCTTAGTTATCAAACCCATCGTGCAACAAACAAATAATTCAACACAAATAAAGATAAGAACGAGAAACGTAAAGAACAAGgaattaacgtggttatatccaatCATTTAATTCAAACGAATTGGTTTAATCCACGGCCAAACAAAGAGGATTTTATTATATTTTTCGTAGGTGTACAATGCAGGTTACATATGAGGGTTTATATAGGGCAAAAAACGAAATAGGAACAATCTAGATAACTTGCTAAATACGAacattgtcgcgtttcgcgacaccttgtcgcgtttcgcgacaccttgtcgcgtttcgcgacaaaccATACTCAAACGCGACAAACTTGCTCCAAACGCGACAAGTTCAGATCCCATGTTCTGGCACATCTGTCTCGTTTCGATACACTTTATCACTTTCCAGTCTTGTCGCGTTTTGCGACAAACATCAGTGGAACACGATAAACATCACTGGAACACGATAAACATCACCCGAACACGATAACTGCAGCTCAttcgttttgatcttctttgcacccAACAATTCATCCCAAATTAATTCTCTCCAGGATGCTTTTCACATTGAAGATGAAAACTCAAAATCGGTCACAGGCAAACATATATGGTTAGCCACGAAATGGGTGTGCGGGTATACTATATGGAAACATAGAAAGAATAGAATCTTTCGGAACAACATGTGGGATCCTACCTCTATACTGTTTGAAACACAGCCCAATAGCTTCATATGGATTTCAAAACGTTGCAAAAAATCATCTCTAGAATGGCACCAATGAGTCATAAATCCCGGTTCGTTTGATATGATATCATCACGAGTTGGCGTTGGATAATGTTAAAAATCAGAACCTTTATCCGTCGAGGCATTCTCTGAAACATTATTGTTAAGTCTAACATCATTTAGACTGTACAGTTTCGTTTGGGCTCTTTGTATTGTAGCTTAAATCTTTTGTAAAAAACTGCAACGGCATGTCTTTTGTATCTcagttaataattataatagaagtcagtttgctttaaaaaaaaaaaaaaaaatcaattcttTAGAATACCTTAAGGAATCATTAATCACCGTACAATTAAACCTTAATAATACTTCCTTCGCCCGGATCAAAATGTCCCCCAACAAATTAATTTATAATTGCCTATTTTAGCTTTAATTCATTGagctattaaaattaaaattaagttatataatTGTTCCCATTAAATTAAGTAATTGTTATGTAACtgttatatttctatatataaaaaagAAATAATCGAATTTCAATGCTTTTTTTTCATATTATTTTGAGTAAGAGATAATTATTATTTtggaacaaatatatataaatagtaaataaatGTGAATATTTTTAAAGACGAGGACGTATCTTA
The window above is part of the Rutidosis leptorrhynchoides isolate AG116_Rl617_1_P2 chromosome 1, CSIRO_AGI_Rlap_v1, whole genome shotgun sequence genome. Proteins encoded here:
- the LOC139900892 gene encoding uncharacterized protein encodes the protein MALMSTHVWNLITHKKLLWVRWIHSYRLRLMNFWEVDVTSNSSWGWRKILDIRYTIRQFIIYMVGDGNDTSAWHDSWNDYGPLASVIDSRDIRRAGYNGNATVSSLLSNNSWSWPQSWYSKYPMLANIAVLDKSKHDSVRWRDTEGDLINFRWYNSVWFPQCIPRHAFVIWLLVKEKLKTHDHLKPWDKRPQEADSGLVCLLYKRQPDSQTHLFFECPFASQIWGRIKGLCLVHIPTHNWSSFLSFIEPVAHRRVARVIVAKLVFAASVYFIWQERNNIYFQGKVRSEDQVFKTIFSTVRMKLMSLNFKDSEMVRKLRSKWQIV